The Polyodon spathula isolate WHYD16114869_AA chromosome 13, ASM1765450v1, whole genome shotgun sequence genome includes a region encoding these proteins:
- the LOC121325135 gene encoding nuclear factor of activated T-cells 5-like isoform X5, translating into MPSDFISLLSADLDINSPKSLYSKESVYDLLPKELQLPSSNECNPVTMSQKSGGEASPPPLAPLAADATSTSSVSMGGPRSSFTASSSPTMRSSTSVTDHAALQVDSCTPSEGVSSQGMTEVLCVETLTGGGCSGGGGGSGGGAQQHQTTPSKRRTILNISPPPEDLLDTSRMSCQDDSCPDSELSNSIWMEDSASNFSIMSSSSYNDNTEVPRKSRKRTPRQRPGPKPITVDGASLDVFDADSAKGPHFVLSQLGSDSKTCSKGGPVEGSQSLAQKAVTLSGQYPSKSEGKELKIVVQPETQHRARYLTEGSRGSVKDRTQQGFPTVKLEGISETVVLQIFVGSDSGRVKPHGFYQACRVTGRNTTPCKEIDIEGTTVIEVCLEPANNMTLAVDCVGILKLRNADVEARIGVAGSKKKSTRARLVFRVSISRPDGSILTLQTPSSPILCTQPAGAPEILKKSLHSCSVMGGEEVFLIGKNFLKGTKVIFQENVSDDNSWKGEAEIDMELFHQNHLIVKVPPYHNPKISSPVCVGIYVVTNAGRSHEVQPFTYTPEPANTVEVNVKKEVPSHAQSCSFEESAKGMKTPSCTLDKVSLLPSALMTPLLPLVKNEEVTPMEVSSNQTAPNVFKTSDVIGSAQQTLDMSLNMSLSSIPFSNSVPHQLVEPEQHQVQSTSFSSAEPLSTIQKQDIAPTSPLLQQVTQQYQRPDLLLDHRDALSQERLPNGERVMEMQQLGKTPQQSIDQQTMQQQQQQHTMQQQQQQQHTMQQQQQQQHTMQQQQQQQHTMQQQQQHTMQQQQHTMQQQQQQQQHTMQQQSIHQQQHTMQQQQQTLQQQQSIHQQQQQTMQQQSLQQLSSNLFPADGVEQLERAVRQLQAGFSRGSEASLVQQVLEVAVQQQQQQQQLNSVLFSPSSGPGSMQQQAQENMNNIFQQINSSSMFPSPDSTKNLENTGMQTSEGTLASQQQQQALENLSLQQQLQSDLFPSQVQEAMTGQIPMQCGLFQGGSRNENPQQQLSPQGLFQSQSTGAPSEDGGSRPKQMQTSVFQNMVQTQGQVGALFQTSESMLHSGSQQQGSLFQQAEEMLSIQVSSFLQQPSSHPSSPQLFHSQSPMNDAQDPPTTLFQNQKHSPTQEQVQAAMFQSSLTVLTNSPLQPDQQQHGSGLFLSQNNVTTLQSGQIAQDSKQQQQQLSFLTSLQSSGSPEQQSVSVFQPGDKSSHLQESTPMDQQPQQDAVYQTMSSSADGLSPSQQGAFFQSQQSMVSPQEQQQQAGLLLFSGRNQMQQLNSSLPSLEPQNQAMFLTQSNLMSVSPQEQPQPMSFQNQSSVAGGTPQNEQPQEALFHDPQQMQLVQGSSSASESPVTIFMPQASLPALQGSMSQQKLPQATIFSTQTDSPSSVQPQGALFHTTVTRTMNQPGQPQQTSGLFLFGIQNDCSQLITSGASTLSDQLIAISQSGQNQREKEDSIQSLLTQTISEPGTVPNAMTASQNMEKIDDLLVSLQDQSNITHSF; encoded by the exons AGTCAGTCTATGACCTTCTCCCAAAGGAGCTGCAGCTGCCATCCTCAAATGAGTGCAACCCAGTAACAATGAGCCAGAAGAGTGGTGGAGAGGCTAGCCCGCCTCCCTTGGCTCCCCTTGCTGCAG ATGCCACTTCCACCTCTTCTGTCTCCATGGGTGGTCCTCGCAGTTCTTTTACCGCATCTTCTAGCCCCACCATGCGCTCCTCTACCTCAGTCACTGATCACGCAGCTCTTCAAGTTGACAGCTGCACTCCGAGCGAGGGGGTAAGTAGCCAAGGGATGACTGAGGTCCTCTGTGTAGAGACACTGACTGgtggtggttgtagtggtggtggtggcggCAGTGGCGGAGGAGCCCAGCAGCACCAGACGACTCCCTCCAAGAGACGGACAATCCTGAATATCTCCCCGCCCCCTGAGGATCTGCTGGACACCAGCCGGATGTCATGCCAAGATGATAGTTGTCCTGACTCAGAACTGAGCAACAGTATTTGGATGGAAGACTCTGCCTCCAACTTCAGCATTATGAGCTCCAGCTCCTACAACGACAACACAGAGGTTCCGCGCAAGTCCCGGAAGCGTACGCCACGGCAGCGGCCCGGCCCGAAGCCCATTACAGTGGACGGGGCCAGCCTGGATGTGTTTGATGCAGACAGCGCAAAGGGACCTCACTTTGTTCTCTCACAGCTGGGATCTGACAGCAAGACTTGCTCCAAGGGAGG CCCTGTAGAGGGGTCACAGTCGTTGGCACAGAAGGCTGTCACCTTGTCTGGCCAGTATCCCAGTAAAAGTGAGGGGAAAGAGCTGAAAATTGTAGTACAGCCAGAGACACAGCACAGGGCGAGATACCTCACTGAGGGCAGTCGGGGCTCTGTCAAGGACCGAACACAGCAAGGCTTTCCTACAGTTAAA CTGGAAGGTATAAGTGAGACTGTGGTGCTGCAGATTTTTGTGGGTAGCGACTCTGGCCGTGTAAAGCCCCATGGCTTTTACCAGGCTTGCAGAGTGACGGGCCGCAATACAACACCTTGTAAGGAGATAGACATTGAGGGCACAACAGTCATTGAGGTGTGCCTGGAGCCTGCCAACAACATGACTTTGGC TGTGGATTGCGTGGGGATTTTGAAGCTACGGAATGCTGACGTTGAGGCTCGGATTGGAGTTGCTGGTTCCAAGAAGAAAAGCACACGAGCCAGACTGGTTTTTAGAGTCAGTATCAGTCGCCCTGACGGGTCAATACTAACATTGCAGACTCCGTCGTCTCCTATTCTGTGCA CTCAGCCTGCTGGTGCGCCTGAAATCCTGAAGAAAAGTCTTCACAGCTGCTCAGTGATGGGGGGAGAAGAGGTGTTTTTAATCGGAAAGAACTTTCTTAAGGGAACAAAAGTCATTTTCCAAGAAAATGTGTCAG atgACAATTCTTGGAAAGGGGAAGCAGAAATTGATATGGAGCTGTTTCATCAG aatcATTTAATTGTTAAAGTTCCTCCATACCATAATCCGAAAATAAGCTCACCAGTTTGTGTTGGGATATATGTAGTAACAAATGCCGGGAGATCGCACGAAGTACAGCCTTTCACATACACTCCAGAACCAG ctAACACTGTGGAGGTCAATGTGAAGAAAGAGGTGCCATCCCATGCCCAGTCCTGCTCCTTCGAAGAATCAgctaaag GTATGAAAACCCCAAGCTGTACACTGGACAAGGTCAGCCTGCTCCCCAGTGCCTTGATGACTCCACTGCTGCCCCTGGTCAAAAATGAAGAGGTTACCCCCATGGAGGTGTCATCCAATCAGACTGCACCTAACGTCTTCAAG ACTTCTGACGTTATTGGATCAGCACAGCAAACCTTGGACATGAGTTTGAACATGTCCTTGAGCAGCATCCCTTTCTCCAACTCTGTGCCTCACCAGTTGGTGGAGCCAGAGCAGCACCAGGTTCAGTCCACAAGCTTTTCCAGCGCTGAGCCTCTGAGCACTATCCAGAAACAAGACATTGCACCAACTAGCCCCCTGCTCCAGCAGGTCACCCAGCAATATCAGAGACCCGATCTCCTGCTGGATCACAGAGATGCTCTGTCCCAGGAGAGATTGCCGAATGGAGAAAGAGTGATGGAAATGCAGCAGCTTGGCAAGACACCTCAGCAATCCATAGACCAACAAACcatgcagcagcaacagcaacaacacaccatgcagcagcagcaacagcaacaacacaccatgcagcagcaacagcagcaacaacacaccatgcagcagcaacagcagcaacaacacaccatgcagcagcaacagcaacacaccatgcaacagcaacaacacaccatgcagcagcagcagcagcaacaacaacacaccaTGCAGCAGCAATCTATACATCAGCAACAACACACcatgcagcagcaacaacaaaccTTGCAGCAGCAGCAATCTATAcatcagcaacaacaacaaaccatGCAGCAGCAATCCCTGCAACAACTTTCATCTAACCTCTTTCCAGCAGATGGAGTGGAGCAGCTGGAAAGAGCTGTGCGTCAGCTTCAGGCTGGTTTTTCTAGGGGTAGTGAAGCCAGTCTTGTACAGCAGGTCCTGGAGGTGGctgtccagcagcagcagcagcaacagcagctgaaTTCTGTTCTCTTCAGTCCCAGCTCCGGACCAGGGAGCATGCAACAACAAGCGCAAGAGAACATGAACAACATCTTCCAGCAGATTAATTCTTCTTCCATGTTCCCATCCCCAGACTCCACCAAGAATCTGGAGAACACTGGGATGCAGACTTCTGAGGGGACACTAGCTAGCCAACAACAGCAACAGGCTCTGGAAAACTTAAGCCTCCAGCAGCAGTTGCAGTCAGATCTTTTTCCCTCCCAGGTCCAGGAAGCTATGACTGGCCAGATCCCCATGCAGTGTGGGTTGTTCCAGGGAGGCTCAAGGAATGAAAATCCCCAGCAGCAGCTCTCTCCGCAGGGTTTGTTCCAGTCCCAAAGCACAGGGGCTCCTAGTGAAGATGGTGGGTCTCGGCCCAAGCAGATGCAGACCAGTGTATTTCAGAACATGGTGCAAACCCAGGGGCAGGTTGGGGCCCTCTTTCAGACATCTGAGAGTATGCTCCACAGTGGCTCCCAACAGCAAGGGTCATTGTTCCAGCAAGCAGAGGAAATGCTTTCCATCCAGGTCTCCAGCTTTCTCCAGCAGCCTTCCTCACACCCTTCCTCTCCTCAGCTGTTCCATTCCCAGAGCCCCATGAACGATGCCCAAGACCCTCCGACAACCTTGTTTCAAAATCAGAAACACTCCCCCACTCAAGAGCAGGTTCAAGCTGCCATGTTTCAGAGCTCTCTGACAGTGTTGACCAACTCCCCCCTACAGCCAGACCAGCAACAGCATGGCTCTGGCCTCTTCCTGTCACAGAATAATGTGACCACACTGCAGTCTGGCCAGATCGCCCAAGACAgcaaacagcaacagcagcagctttcTTTCTTGACCTCTCTCCAGAGTTCTGGCTCACCTGAGCAGCAGTCTGTATCTGTTTTCCAGCCCGGAGATAAGAGCTCCCACCTTCAAGAGAGCACCCCAATGGATCAGCAGCCACAGCAAGATGCAGTGTACCAGACCATGTCATCTTCAGCAGATGGCCTGTCTCCAAGCCAGCAGGGGGCATTCTTTCAGTCCCAGCAATCTATGGTCTCCCCTCaggagcagcagcaacaggcaGGGCTTCTTCTGTTCAGTGGACGGAATCAGATGCAGCAGTTAAACAGCAGTCTCCCTTCCCTGGAGCCTCAGAACCAGGCCATGTTCTTGACCCAGTCCAACTTGATGTCTGTCAGTCCACAGGAGCAGCCACAGCCGATGTCTTTCCAAAACCAGAGCTCGGTGGCAGGAGGGACGCCACAGAATGAGCAGCCTCAAGAGGCCCTCTTCCACGACCCGCAGCAAATGCAGTTAGTGCAGGGATCCAGCAGTGCCTCTGAGTCTCCAGTCACCATCTTCATGCCACAGGCCTCCCTGCCTGCCCTTCAGGGTAGCATGAGCCAACAGAAGCTGCCCCAAGCAACCATcttcagcacacagacagactctcCCTCCTCAGTTCAACCACAGGGTGCATTGTTTCACACAACTGTGACCAGAACGATGAACCAGCCTGGCCAACCTCAGCAGACATCAGGTCTGTTCCTCTTTGGTATTCAGAATG ATTGCAGTCAGTTAATCACCTCAGGAGCTTCCACTTTGTCAGATCAATTAATTGCCATCAGTCAGTCAGGTCAGAATCAACGTGAAAAAGAGGACAGCATCCAGTCCTTGTTAACGCAGACGATATCAGAGCCAGGAACCGTCCCCAATGCCATGACTGCCTCTCAGAACATGGAGAAGATTGATGACCTGCTGGTGAGCTTGCAGGACCAGAGCAACATAACCCATTCCTTCTAG
- the LOC121325135 gene encoding nuclear factor of activated T-cells 5-like isoform X3, giving the protein MPSDFISLLSADLDINSPKSLYSKESVYDLLPKELQLPSSNECNPVTMSQKSGGEASPPPLAPLAADATSTSSVSMGGPRSSFTASSSPTMRSSTSVTDHAALQVDSCTPSEGVSSQGMTEVLCVETLTGGGCSGGGGGSGGGAQQHQTTPSKRRTILNISPPPEDLLDTSRMSCQDDSCPDSELSNSIWMEDSASNFSIMSSSSYNDNTEVPRKSRKRTPRQRPGPKPITVDGASLDVFDADSAKGPHFVLSQLGSDSKTCSKGGPVEGSQSLAQKAVTLSGQYPSKSEGKELKIVVQPETQHRARYLTEGSRGSVKDRTQQGFPTVKLEGISETVVLQIFVGSDSGRVKPHGFYQACRVTGRNTTPCKEIDIEGTTVIEVCLEPANNMTLAVDCVGILKLRNADVEARIGVAGSKKKSTRARLVFRVSISRPDGSILTLQTPSSPILCTQPAGAPEILKKSLHSCSVMGGEEVFLIGKNFLKGTKVIFQENVSDDNSWKGEAEIDMELFHQNHLIVKVPPYHNPKISSPVCVGIYVVTNAGRSHEVQPFTYTPEPANTVEVNVKKEVPSHAQSCSFEESAKAGMKTPSCTLDKVSLLPSALMTPLLPLVKNEEVTPMEVSSNQTAPNVFKTSDVIGSAQQTLDMSLNMSLSSIPFSNSVPHQLVEPEQHQVQSTSFSSAEPLSTIQKQDIAPTSPLLQQVTQQYQRPDLLLDHRDALSQERLPNGERVMEMQQLGKTPQQSIDQQTMQQQQQQHTMQQQQQQQHTMQQQQQQQHTMQQQQQQQHTMQQQQQHTMQQQQHTMQQQQQQQQHTMQQQSIHQQQHTMQQQQQTLQQQQSIHQQQQQTMQQQSLQQLSSNLFPADGVEQLERAVRQLQAGFSRGSEASLVQQVLEVAVQQQQQQQQLNSVLFSPSSGPGSMQQQAQENMNNIFQQINSSSMFPSPDSTKNLENTGMQTSEGTLASQQQQQALENLSLQQQLQSDLFPSQVQEAMTGQIPMQCGLFQGGSRNENPQQQLSPQGLFQSQSTGAPSEDGGSRPKQMQTSVFQNMVQTQGQVGALFQTSESMLHSGSQQQGSLFQQAEEMLSIQVSSFLQQPSSHPSSPQLFHSQSPMNDAQDPPTTLFQNQKHSPTQEQVQAAMFQSSLTVLTNSPLQPDQQQHGSGLFLSQNNVTTLQSGQIAQDSKQQQQQLSFLTSLQSSGSPEQQSVSVFQPGDKSSHLQESTPMDQQPQQDAVYQTMSSSADGLSPSQQGAFFQSQQSMVSPQEQQQQAGLLLFSGRNQMQQLNSSLPSLEPQNQAMFLTQSNLMSVSPQEQPQPMSFQNQSSVAGGTPQNEQPQEALFHDPQQMQLVQGSSSASESPVTIFMPQASLPALQGSMSQQKLPQATIFSTQTDSPSSVQPQGALFHTTVTRTMNQPGQPQQTSGLFLFGIQNDCSQLITSGASTLSDQLIAISQSGQNQREKEDSIQSLLTQTISEPGTVPNAMTASQNMEKIDDLLVSLQDQSNITHSF; this is encoded by the exons AGTCAGTCTATGACCTTCTCCCAAAGGAGCTGCAGCTGCCATCCTCAAATGAGTGCAACCCAGTAACAATGAGCCAGAAGAGTGGTGGAGAGGCTAGCCCGCCTCCCTTGGCTCCCCTTGCTGCAG ATGCCACTTCCACCTCTTCTGTCTCCATGGGTGGTCCTCGCAGTTCTTTTACCGCATCTTCTAGCCCCACCATGCGCTCCTCTACCTCAGTCACTGATCACGCAGCTCTTCAAGTTGACAGCTGCACTCCGAGCGAGGGGGTAAGTAGCCAAGGGATGACTGAGGTCCTCTGTGTAGAGACACTGACTGgtggtggttgtagtggtggtggtggcggCAGTGGCGGAGGAGCCCAGCAGCACCAGACGACTCCCTCCAAGAGACGGACAATCCTGAATATCTCCCCGCCCCCTGAGGATCTGCTGGACACCAGCCGGATGTCATGCCAAGATGATAGTTGTCCTGACTCAGAACTGAGCAACAGTATTTGGATGGAAGACTCTGCCTCCAACTTCAGCATTATGAGCTCCAGCTCCTACAACGACAACACAGAGGTTCCGCGCAAGTCCCGGAAGCGTACGCCACGGCAGCGGCCCGGCCCGAAGCCCATTACAGTGGACGGGGCCAGCCTGGATGTGTTTGATGCAGACAGCGCAAAGGGACCTCACTTTGTTCTCTCACAGCTGGGATCTGACAGCAAGACTTGCTCCAAGGGAGG CCCTGTAGAGGGGTCACAGTCGTTGGCACAGAAGGCTGTCACCTTGTCTGGCCAGTATCCCAGTAAAAGTGAGGGGAAAGAGCTGAAAATTGTAGTACAGCCAGAGACACAGCACAGGGCGAGATACCTCACTGAGGGCAGTCGGGGCTCTGTCAAGGACCGAACACAGCAAGGCTTTCCTACAGTTAAA CTGGAAGGTATAAGTGAGACTGTGGTGCTGCAGATTTTTGTGGGTAGCGACTCTGGCCGTGTAAAGCCCCATGGCTTTTACCAGGCTTGCAGAGTGACGGGCCGCAATACAACACCTTGTAAGGAGATAGACATTGAGGGCACAACAGTCATTGAGGTGTGCCTGGAGCCTGCCAACAACATGACTTTGGC TGTGGATTGCGTGGGGATTTTGAAGCTACGGAATGCTGACGTTGAGGCTCGGATTGGAGTTGCTGGTTCCAAGAAGAAAAGCACACGAGCCAGACTGGTTTTTAGAGTCAGTATCAGTCGCCCTGACGGGTCAATACTAACATTGCAGACTCCGTCGTCTCCTATTCTGTGCA CTCAGCCTGCTGGTGCGCCTGAAATCCTGAAGAAAAGTCTTCACAGCTGCTCAGTGATGGGGGGAGAAGAGGTGTTTTTAATCGGAAAGAACTTTCTTAAGGGAACAAAAGTCATTTTCCAAGAAAATGTGTCAG atgACAATTCTTGGAAAGGGGAAGCAGAAATTGATATGGAGCTGTTTCATCAG aatcATTTAATTGTTAAAGTTCCTCCATACCATAATCCGAAAATAAGCTCACCAGTTTGTGTTGGGATATATGTAGTAACAAATGCCGGGAGATCGCACGAAGTACAGCCTTTCACATACACTCCAGAACCAG ctAACACTGTGGAGGTCAATGTGAAGAAAGAGGTGCCATCCCATGCCCAGTCCTGCTCCTTCGAAGAATCAgctaaag CAGGTATGAAAACCCCAAGCTGTACACTGGACAAGGTCAGCCTGCTCCCCAGTGCCTTGATGACTCCACTGCTGCCCCTGGTCAAAAATGAAGAGGTTACCCCCATGGAGGTGTCATCCAATCAGACTGCACCTAACGTCTTCAAG ACTTCTGACGTTATTGGATCAGCACAGCAAACCTTGGACATGAGTTTGAACATGTCCTTGAGCAGCATCCCTTTCTCCAACTCTGTGCCTCACCAGTTGGTGGAGCCAGAGCAGCACCAGGTTCAGTCCACAAGCTTTTCCAGCGCTGAGCCTCTGAGCACTATCCAGAAACAAGACATTGCACCAACTAGCCCCCTGCTCCAGCAGGTCACCCAGCAATATCAGAGACCCGATCTCCTGCTGGATCACAGAGATGCTCTGTCCCAGGAGAGATTGCCGAATGGAGAAAGAGTGATGGAAATGCAGCAGCTTGGCAAGACACCTCAGCAATCCATAGACCAACAAACcatgcagcagcaacagcaacaacacaccatgcagcagcagcaacagcaacaacacaccatgcagcagcaacagcagcaacaacacaccatgcagcagcaacagcagcaacaacacaccatgcagcagcaacagcaacacaccatgcaacagcaacaacacaccatgcagcagcagcagcagcaacaacaacacaccaTGCAGCAGCAATCTATACATCAGCAACAACACACcatgcagcagcaacaacaaaccTTGCAGCAGCAGCAATCTATAcatcagcaacaacaacaaaccatGCAGCAGCAATCCCTGCAACAACTTTCATCTAACCTCTTTCCAGCAGATGGAGTGGAGCAGCTGGAAAGAGCTGTGCGTCAGCTTCAGGCTGGTTTTTCTAGGGGTAGTGAAGCCAGTCTTGTACAGCAGGTCCTGGAGGTGGctgtccagcagcagcagcagcaacagcagctgaaTTCTGTTCTCTTCAGTCCCAGCTCCGGACCAGGGAGCATGCAACAACAAGCGCAAGAGAACATGAACAACATCTTCCAGCAGATTAATTCTTCTTCCATGTTCCCATCCCCAGACTCCACCAAGAATCTGGAGAACACTGGGATGCAGACTTCTGAGGGGACACTAGCTAGCCAACAACAGCAACAGGCTCTGGAAAACTTAAGCCTCCAGCAGCAGTTGCAGTCAGATCTTTTTCCCTCCCAGGTCCAGGAAGCTATGACTGGCCAGATCCCCATGCAGTGTGGGTTGTTCCAGGGAGGCTCAAGGAATGAAAATCCCCAGCAGCAGCTCTCTCCGCAGGGTTTGTTCCAGTCCCAAAGCACAGGGGCTCCTAGTGAAGATGGTGGGTCTCGGCCCAAGCAGATGCAGACCAGTGTATTTCAGAACATGGTGCAAACCCAGGGGCAGGTTGGGGCCCTCTTTCAGACATCTGAGAGTATGCTCCACAGTGGCTCCCAACAGCAAGGGTCATTGTTCCAGCAAGCAGAGGAAATGCTTTCCATCCAGGTCTCCAGCTTTCTCCAGCAGCCTTCCTCACACCCTTCCTCTCCTCAGCTGTTCCATTCCCAGAGCCCCATGAACGATGCCCAAGACCCTCCGACAACCTTGTTTCAAAATCAGAAACACTCCCCCACTCAAGAGCAGGTTCAAGCTGCCATGTTTCAGAGCTCTCTGACAGTGTTGACCAACTCCCCCCTACAGCCAGACCAGCAACAGCATGGCTCTGGCCTCTTCCTGTCACAGAATAATGTGACCACACTGCAGTCTGGCCAGATCGCCCAAGACAgcaaacagcaacagcagcagctttcTTTCTTGACCTCTCTCCAGAGTTCTGGCTCACCTGAGCAGCAGTCTGTATCTGTTTTCCAGCCCGGAGATAAGAGCTCCCACCTTCAAGAGAGCACCCCAATGGATCAGCAGCCACAGCAAGATGCAGTGTACCAGACCATGTCATCTTCAGCAGATGGCCTGTCTCCAAGCCAGCAGGGGGCATTCTTTCAGTCCCAGCAATCTATGGTCTCCCCTCaggagcagcagcaacaggcaGGGCTTCTTCTGTTCAGTGGACGGAATCAGATGCAGCAGTTAAACAGCAGTCTCCCTTCCCTGGAGCCTCAGAACCAGGCCATGTTCTTGACCCAGTCCAACTTGATGTCTGTCAGTCCACAGGAGCAGCCACAGCCGATGTCTTTCCAAAACCAGAGCTCGGTGGCAGGAGGGACGCCACAGAATGAGCAGCCTCAAGAGGCCCTCTTCCACGACCCGCAGCAAATGCAGTTAGTGCAGGGATCCAGCAGTGCCTCTGAGTCTCCAGTCACCATCTTCATGCCACAGGCCTCCCTGCCTGCCCTTCAGGGTAGCATGAGCCAACAGAAGCTGCCCCAAGCAACCATcttcagcacacagacagactctcCCTCCTCAGTTCAACCACAGGGTGCATTGTTTCACACAACTGTGACCAGAACGATGAACCAGCCTGGCCAACCTCAGCAGACATCAGGTCTGTTCCTCTTTGGTATTCAGAATG ATTGCAGTCAGTTAATCACCTCAGGAGCTTCCACTTTGTCAGATCAATTAATTGCCATCAGTCAGTCAGGTCAGAATCAACGTGAAAAAGAGGACAGCATCCAGTCCTTGTTAACGCAGACGATATCAGAGCCAGGAACCGTCCCCAATGCCATGACTGCCTCTCAGAACATGGAGAAGATTGATGACCTGCTGGTGAGCTTGCAGGACCAGAGCAACATAACCCATTCCTTCTAG